From Anopheles funestus chromosome 3RL, idAnoFuneDA-416_04, whole genome shotgun sequence, a single genomic window includes:
- the LOC125766963 gene encoding uncharacterized protein LOC125766963, with protein sequence MPAMEEKSSLFESKHCLSLKCVLFLFYGGLGCIYPFLQSNMAQKGFAYNEIYSISVIIPLTALLGPLVFALLVDKWAIGNAFAYGKRLRILTAITIIASMVLYVLLMFAVSRTPPPEMCPPQASFLCNRKGAFIVQEKCSENGICHDWAADKTGMLSLENCTYSCQKENQFESTCYSRHAKSAQMAAWLREQEDAQDNDEGAVLDLGSGQGTIERDSDGDGIPDNLDTDDDNDGIPDSRDPDSSNDLDGDGIPNELDPDDDNDGIPDEKDDDDDNDGIPDDQDVDDDNDGIPDTLEGKAKSNDLDGDGIPNDQDPDDDNDGIPDTEDDDDDNDGIPDDEDLDDDNDGVPDALEGKAKTNDLDGDGIPDDQDTDDDNDGIPDEEDDDDDNDGIPDAEDVDDDNDGIPDVLESTPRSNDLDGDGIPNELDDDDDNDGIPDAEDPDDDNDGIPDDLDVDDDNDGIPDALEGKAKFNDLDGDGIPNDLDPDDDNDGIPDAEDKDDDNDGIPDDQDHDDDNDGVPDAQDRSNANDLDGDGVPDAEDDDDDNDGIPDAEDPDDDNDGIPDEDDPDDDNDGIPDELEGRPITHDLDGDGIPDDEDPDDDNDGIPDTEDDDDDNDGIPDSEDVDDDNDGILDVHDPGQRSKNDLDGDGIPNDEDPDDDNDGIPDDQDSDDDNDGIPDVDDDDDDNDGVPDSQETVIVPTAIVCADADEEDEICHTYSEGIIQVKATFDAHNERDDGDECSYPLDGFRCPLDKAWVKAQQAGCKPVVQCDIADPYEDGESLLYGTTCDGDEDNDGDDDEGDSTFYYYLSIRSLLDFFLLSGLTLLNTIIVIVTRDQSTSGVADFGRQLVWGAVGWIIFFNDDYEQPYMLFVLLYTTAAVILLSPLKMDLSPAEEWWQLRTVPQKFVSVPACRKYLQRCWLPFLVAIGLGSLWSMIDSIDESHMTNLPTNDADEGDDPKQQSTIFQTLVRTVLLAGDLLAIPVLIYSRHIIEVFGTCKILVGAFLSLVLRFILLAILDYALWDVVEDWLLPTTLGLTWVTLVLYFREQLPRKVSALAQALPVIAHFGFGRFFGALIGIEHHYQRLENDYEILAGVLFGLTIISVVLYRYRDIVLTYLGQYIPALKPGQANGAASKTKGETNV encoded by the exons ATGCCGGCAATGGAGGAAAAATCGTCACTGTTTGAGAGCAAACACTGTCTCTCGCTCAAATGTgttcttttcctattttacGGAG GCTTAGGATGCATCTATCCCTTCCTTCAGTCGAACATGGCCCAGAAGGGCTTTGCGTACAATGAGATCTACTCAATATCGGTCATTATTCCGCTGACGGCACTGCTCGGCCCGCTAGTCTTTGCGCTGCTCGTCGACAAGTGGGCAATCGGGAATGCGTTTGCCTATGGGAAGCGGTTGCGCATCCTTACCGCCATCACGATCATCGCGTCCATGGTACTGTACGTGCTGCTGATGTTCGCTGTCAGCAGGACGCCACCACCGGAGATGTGTCCACCGCAAGCCAGCTTCCTGTGCAATCGTAAGGGTGCGTTTATCGTGCAGGAGAAATGTTCCGAAAATGGCATCTGCCATGATTGGGCGGCAGACAAG ACGGGAATGCTGAGCTTGGAGAACTGTACGTACAGCTGCCAGAAGGAGAATCAGTTCGAAAGTACCTGCTACTCGCGCCATGCAAAATCGGCCCAGATGGCGGCATGGTTGCGAGAGCAGGAAGACGCACAGGACAATGATGAGGGTGCGGTACTAGATTTGGGCAGTGGACAGGGTACAATCGAGCGCGATTCGGACGGTGATGGCATCCCGGACAATCTCGATACGGATGATGATAACGATGGTATCCCTGATTCCCGCGATCCAGACTCGAGCAATGATCTGGACGGTGATGGTATACCGAACGAGCTAGATCCCGATGATGACAACGATGGCATCCCGGACGAAAaggatgacgacgatgataaTGATGGAATTCCGGATGATCAGGACGTGGACGATGATAATGATGGCATCCCGGACACGTTGGAGGGTAAGGCCAAGTCGAACGATTTGGACGGGGACGGTATACCGAACGATCAGGACCCGGACGACGACAATGATGGCATCCCGGACACggaggacgatgatgatgataatgatggcaTTCCGGATGACGAGGATCtggatgatgataatgacgGTGTACCGGATGCGTTGGAAGGAAAGGCCAAAACAAACGATCTGGACGGTGACGGCATACCGGACGATCAGGATacggatgatgataatgatggaaTACCGGATGAggaggacgatgatgatgataacgaTGGCATACCGGATGCTGAGGATGTGGATGATGACAATGATGGTATTCCGGATGTGCTAGAGAGTACGCCCCGATCGAATGATCTCGATGGCGATGGCATCCCCAACGAGttggacgatgatgatgataatgatggtaTTCCGGATGCGGAAGATCCGGACGATGACAATGATGGCATTCCGGATGATCTGGATGTCGATGATGACAACGATGGTATACCGGATGCGCTGGAGGGCAAGGCAAAGTTTAACGATCTAGACGGCGATGGCATTCCGAACGATTTGGATCCGGATGATGATAACGATGGTATACCGGATGCGGAGGACAAGGACGATGATAACGATGGTATCCCGGACGATCAGGACCACGATGATGACAATGACGGTGTGCCGGACGCACAGGATCGCTCCAATGCGAACGATCTGGATGGGGATGGTGTGCCAGACGCggaagatgacgatgatgataatgacgGTATACCGGATGCGGAAGATCCGGACGATGACAATGACGGTATCCCGGATGAGGATGATCcggatgatgataatgatggcaTTCCGGACGAGCTGGAGGGTAGACCGATCACGCACGATCTGGACGGTGACGGTATACCGGACGATGAAGATCCGGACGATGATAATGACGGTATCCCGGACACggaggacgatgatgatgataacgaTGGTATACCGGACTCGGAGGATGTGGACGATGATAATGACGGTATACTGGATGTGCACGATCCTGGTCAGCGTAGCAAGAACGACCTAGACGGTGATGGCATCCCGAACGATGAGGATCCGGACGATGACAATGATGGCATACCGGACGATCAGGACAGTGACGATGACAACGATGGCATACCGGAcgtggacgacgacgatgatgacaaTGATGGTGTACCGGACAGCCAGGAGACGGTAATCGTACCGACAGCCATCGTGTGTGCCGACGCCGATGAGGAGGATGAGATCTGTCATACGTACAGTGAGGGCATCATACAGGTGAAGGCCACGTTTGATGCGCACAACGAAAGGGACGATGGCGATGAGTGCAGCTATCCGTTAG ATGGTTTCCGATGCCCACTGGATAAGGCCTGGGTGAAGGCACAACAGGCTGGATGTAAACCGGTCGTCCAGTGTGATATCGCTGACCCCTACGAAGACGGCGAGAGTCTGCTGTACGGTACCACCTGCGATGGT GACGAGGACAACgatggtgacgatgatgaggGTGATTCGACCTTCTACTATTACCTGTCCATCCGCTCGCTGCTGGACTTTTTCCTGCTCAGCGGATTGACGCTGCTGAACAcgatcatcgtcatcgtaaCGCGCGATCAGTCCACGTCCGGTGTCGCTGACTTTGGTCGGCAGCTTGTTTGGGGTGCCGTTGGGTGGATCATCTTCTTCAACGACGACTACGAGCAGCCGTACATGCTGTTCGTGCTGCTGTACACAACGGCCGCCGTCATCCTGCTCAGCCCGCTCAAGATGGACCTTTCGCCGGCGGAAGAGTGGTGGCAGCTGCGTACCGTGCCACAGAAGTTTGTGTCGGTACCGGCGTGCCGCAAATACCTACAGCGCTGTTGGCTTCCGTTCCTGGTTGCGATCGGTCTCGGATCGCTCTGGAGCATGATCGATTCGATTGACGAATCACACATGACCAACCTACCGACGAACGATGCCGATGAAGGTGACGATCCGAAACAGCAGTCGACCATATTTCAGACCCTTGTCCGTACGGTGCTGCTTGCCGGTGACTTGCTAGCCATCCCGGTACTGATCTACTCGCGACACATCATCGAGGTGTTCGGTACGTGCAAGATTCTGGTCGGTGCGTTCCTCTCCCTCGTCCTGCGCTTTATCCTGTTGGCCATTTTGGATTACGCGCTGTGGGACGTCGTTGAGGATTGGCTGCTACCAACAACGCTGGGGCTTACCTGGGTCACACTGGTACTGTACTTCCGCGAACAGTTGCCCCGCAAGGTGTCAGCACTTGCGCAGGCCCTACCCGTGATAGCGCATTTCGGCTTTGGACGCTTTTTCGGAGCACTGATCGGTATTGAGCATCATTACCAGCGGTTGGAGAATGATTACGAAATCTTAGCCGGCGTA
- the LOC125766986 gene encoding uncharacterized protein LOC125766986, whose protein sequence is MGAPPAKKPLVNRNLISLKIVLFLFYGALGCLHPYIQKHMTLTGLNYYESQLVTLVAPLVAILGPLIIAPLVDRLAGRSGSAFGKRLRLLAALCMILSVILYSVLFFVVPRVEREESSRSQVSFACDYDGAIIFQQRCSEERTCYQWKREKIGHLTLTNCSYTCQKPVEFENLNHPYTKGLVLPSSTESSVEDEDYDLNDEPLPAPENIRQEPKVQVDNTPIPVPHICEHKGNPEKELCHAYTSASESLKLATVLRSAVNEENETHSAEWCRYPLDGFSCDIPEKQIIWMKLLTNSSNCTPKVECEVHDPYDDEESVLSESVCMRIVGDPEVTFWSYIVLRSFGDAFLLAVIVLLNAATIIATRETSTGRGDFGRQIVWGAIGWAVSYFALGWFFETYYGYVGLALLAALVLLVSSGMPLTPPEMWWHTKCGMVAIPMSAIRRYGPESAGLCLVTLILGTFWAVLDNYEGVLVKTYDIHPAADSYYGEVWSAFVVLGALLTIPALWYAEKIVDFCGHSNILITAITTFIFRFSLLATTEVAWWRVIIDFLYPVTLGLTWLTIVFYMRHIMPRRIITTGQALPVIFHFCLGRFLGALIGMWTNIDDLIVTFQALAISACIISVLYFLLYHLVLAPRCAARLHHEPSASALNITAPDTGNGHQQQTALAQPVQTNGSYQPLRIYHNYRGRKGHFRY, encoded by the exons ATGGGTGCGCCACCTGCAAAGAAGCCGTTGGTCAACAGGAATTTAATATCCTTGAAAATTGTCCTCTTCCTGTTTTACGGAG CGTTAGGATGTCTTCATCCTTACATCCAGAAGCACATGACCCTGACCGGGTTAAATTACTACGAGTCACAGTTGGTGACGCTGGTTGCACCGCTGGTGGCAATACTGGGACCATTAATAATTGCCCCACTGGTGGATCGATTGGCAGGACGTTCTGGAAGTGCCTTCGGTAAAAGGTTACGCTTGCTGGCTGCACTCTGCATGATCCTCTCCGTCATCCTCTACTCGGTGTTGTTCTTTGTCGTACCGAGGGTGGAACGAGAAGAATCAAGCCGCTCGCAAGTAAGTTTCGCCTGTGACTATGACGGTGCCATCATCTTTCAGCAGCGCTGCAGTGAGGAACGCACCTGTTATCAGTGGAAACGTGAGAAG aTTGGTCACCTGACACTTACAAACTGTTCCTACACCTGTCAGAAACCGGTGGAGTTCGAAAACCTTAACCATCCGTACACTAAAGGATTGGTTTTGCCTTCATCCACGGAGAGCTCGGTGGAGGATGAAGATTACGATTTGAACGATGAGCCATTGCCGGCGCCGGAAAATATACGGCAGGAGCCTAAGGTGCAGGTCGATAACACACCGATCCCCGTACCGCACATCTGTGAGCACAAGGGCAACCCGGAGAAGGAACTGTGCCACGCGTACACATCCGCGTCGGAATCTTTGAAGTTGGCTACGGTGTTGCGCAGTGCAGTTAACGAGGAAAACGAAACGCACAGTGCTGAGTGGTGCCGCTATCCACTCGACGGCTTCTCCTGTGACATTCCGGAGAAACAAATCATCTGGATGAAGTTGCTGACCAACTCATCGAACTGCACGCCCAAGGTTGAGTGTGAGGTGCATGATCCGTACGATGACGAGGAGAGTGTACTTTCGGAAAGTGTGTGCATGCGT ATCGTTGGAGACCCTGAAGTTACGTTCTGGTCGTACATTGTCCTGCGGTCTTTCGGCGATGCGTTCCTGCTTGCCGTAATTGTACTGCTGAACGCGGCTACTATAATCGCAACACGTGAAACCTCTACCGGACGGGGTGACTTCGGGCGGCAGATTGTTTGGGGTGCGATCGGATGGGCTGTATCGTACTTTGCGCTTGGGTGGTTCTTCGAGACGTACTACGGATATGTCGGACTGGCACTGTTGGCCGCTTTAGTACTCCTGGTGTCGTCTGGAATGCCGCTTACTCCGCCCGAGATGTGGTGGCACACTAAATGCGGCATGGTCGCTATTCCAATGTCTGCCATTCGTCGTTACGGTCCCGAGTCGGCCGGTCTCTGTCTGGTGACACTGATCCTCGGTACGTTCTGGGCCGTACTCGATAACTATGAAGGTGTACTGGTGAAAACGTACGACATCCATCCTGCGGCGGATAGTTATTACGGTGAAGTGTGGAGTGCTTTTGTCGTGCTCGGAGCTTTGCTCACAATTCCAGCCCTTTGGTATGCAGAAAAGATTGTCGACTTCTGCGGTCACTCGAACATCCTGATCACCGCCATTACGACGTTTATCTTCCGCTTTTCACTGCTCGCCACGACTGAAGTTGCCTGGTGGCGTGTGATCATCGACTTCCTGTATCCGGTTACACTCGGACTCACCTGGCTGACGATCGTGTTCTACATGCGTCACATTATGCCGCGCCGTATCATTACCACCGGCCAAGCACTGCCCGTTATCTTTCACTTCTGTCTGGGTCGCTTCCTTGGTGCGCTCATCGGCATGTGGACGAACATTGATGATCTGATTGTCACGTTCCAGGCACTGGCGATCAGTGCGTGTATCATCTCCGTCCTGTATTTCCTACTTTACCATCTCGTGCTAGCACCGCGCTGTGCCGCCCGATTGCATCACGAACCGTCCGCCTCGGCCCTTAACATTACAGCACCGGATACGGGCAATGGGCACCAGCAGCAGACGGCTCTAGCACAACCGGTCCAGACGAACGGTAGCTACCAACCGCTTCGGATCTATCACAACTACCGTGGCCGAAAGGGTCACTTCCGTTACTAA